Below is a genomic region from Ziziphus jujuba cultivar Dongzao chromosome 7, ASM3175591v1.
CTATTGGTAATCTAATTTAGAAGTCCATGtgcttgctgaaaaaattaccgacagtttctatcggtaattaccgataactCATCGGTAAATTCAATTTGacaattttatcaaaacaaatcaccacaattcaatccgacaactttgataatgtgtgtttccaccaagaacatgctaaatctaactttattaatgatcttCAACAAAAGAACCtacaaaaagatataaaaataaaaaataaaaaaataaaaagtggaaaattttcaaataaatttgattaccgatggtgcatcggtaattaccgaagaaaTCATTGATAATCCATATTAGGAATTCATAtgcttgctgaaaaaattatcgACGATTTCATCGGTACTTACCGATACCgcgttggtaattaccgatgaaagctATTTCTAATTTTTCTGGCAATCTTGtcaatttttgaaaagattACCGACCGTTGGTAATCAaccataaatcaaaattttgccCCTTTTACtcttctttttgtgtttttttctctttatcattttatttatcattaaataaGGTTTAAATTAACATGTCACATGGTGGAAACGcaaccaatttttttgcaaaatttgagacaattttatgaaatttagagattttctctccttagtataattttagaatccatattttgcatgtttttgcattcaacacacgttatgggacttgtggggcccaaaaaattggtaaaatgtgattgactatacaccctcggtaattaccgacggaaacgtcggtaatttttctagggggaatttgttggttaccgaaggtttcctcgggaattatcgaGGGGGTatagtcatccaatttttttggaaaatttgagacatttttatgaaattttgggattttatctccttagtataattttagaatacctattttgcatgtttttgcattcaacacacgttatgggacttgtggggcccaaaaattggtaaaatgtgattaactgtacaccctcggtatttaccgacgaaaccgtcggtaattttctagagggtatgtgttggttaccgacactttcctcgggaattaccaagggtgaacagtcatccaatttttttgcaaaatttgagacacttttatgaaattttgggattttatctccttagtataattttagaatccctattttgcatgtttttgcattcaacacacgttatgggacttgtggggctcaaaaaattggtaaaatgtgattgactgtacactttcggtaattaccgaggaaaccatcggtaattctTCCAGGGGGAATTTGTtagttaccgacggtttcctcaggaattaccgagggtgtacagtcatccaatttttttgcaaaatttgagacacttttatgaaattttgggattttctctccttagtataattttagaatccctattttgcatgtttttgcattcaacacacgttatgggacttgtggggcccaaaaaattggtaaaatgtgattgactgtacacttttggtaattaccgaggaaaccgtcggtaattctTCCAGGGggaatttgttggttaccgacggtttcctcgggaattaccgagggtgaacagtcatccaatttttttgcaaaatttgagacacttttatgaaattttgggattttctctccttagtataattttagaatccctattttgcatgtttttgcattcaacacacattatgggacttgtggggcccaaaaaattggtaaaatgtgattgacggtacactttcggtaattactgaggAAAACGTCGGTAATTCTTCCAGGGGGAATTTgatggttaccgacggtttcctcgggaattaccgagggtgtacagtcatccaatttttttgcaaaattttagacacttttattaaattttgagattttctctccttggtataattttagaatccctatgttgcatgtttttgcattcaacacatgttatgggacttgtggggcccaaaaaattggtaaaatgtgattgactgtataccctcggtaattaccgacgaaaccgtcagtaatttttccagggggaatttgttggttaccgacggtttcctcaggaattaccgagggtgtacagtcattcaatgtttttgcaaaatttgagacacttttatgaaattttgggattttctctccttagtataattttagaatccctattttgcatgttttttcattcaacacacattatggaacttgtggagcccaaaaaattgataaaatatgattaccataggatttcggtaattaccgacgaaaccttcggtaattaaatatttttgccaataGGAGAACGTTTTCGGAACATTTGggggcattgatgaatgtataatttgcatGTTATTGCTGGAAACACTCCATTAGCTGagtatttggagaaaaaaaaaatgttaattcatattaccaaaagcgtttctgtaattaccgatggtgaatcgagaattatcgatgcaccatcggtaatcatctttgctttaatttttaccacaatcgagggttttttttcttttatttatttatttattttttttcaacggttgtcattagtaaagataggttcagcatattaagataacattagtatagaggtcataacattaaacatacgatctacgttgaaagtttattaaaatacaaatcaacagcatatttttttctaaaaaacataatgtcttgcggaccaaatgaaggattctcctcactactcatgtattcaataaatttcaaagcgtagacgccacaatcacccctgcagaatagcattaatgattagcattaatgaaaaccaaccacgtgtattttcacacgtaaccacaataaaacagcagcaatacaagttgtttgaaatgataacacattcatacccattatcttggcggggtacatctttgatcatggtcatcgtgaatggatataaagtgggaggcacgtccggattcttcttgtaatatcccccatccctcaataggtaaggcatcatatacgtaaggcattccgcattcttcaactctccattctggacatatttatttcccatatttggatcgtataaatcaatatgtcgggccttcaagtccacacatgcgcacctccattgttgacagggatgtacacttGCAagttagaacataacctcattatccacaaaatggaaaacttagtgagaatttttttcaatatatgtagggacttacataatcacatatccgccacgacacgctaggtttgggtgacttcccacgcacatagctacaaagggtcgcatcacatgaatatgtgctacgagatgccctccttatgggataacgccctttgatggatgactgccaaataatgaaatatatacaatataaaatatcatcaatatagcattaagcaacgcagtaacatcccatcatcttacccaaaatagcacgtctaatatggcacaaatgttggtgaacatcttctcattatcaaacctcctttttcatatgaaatacaaaatagtgtcaatatgctgcaaaaccacattaaaggaaataagtaataatttttttccatcttaatgttttgaaatcatgaactcccaatagtaaacataaatggcttaataactaagccaaaaaataaatacaatatacttcatattaattttgttaattgattttacgaaaaaaatttcctaaaatatactttacgtataggtgatagataaagtcaaaatcaaataatgacttagCCTTAGCACAATACTAGCAGTgaggaaaaagtatgaattggtacgaacaaaggacgcgttataaactataaacaaaaaattaaatatactattataaaaatgaatcaaaaataaCAGAACAGAGAAATGAAATTTCTTCACATGAAGAAAGTTGTCTTACAACATAATAGATTATGTAATTTTTCACATGAAGAAAGTTGTCTTCAAAACGTTCACTAAGAGACCAACTAGCAAGCTAGAGATTCACATCCCAAATCTTAAATGGATCCATTAGCAGATCCTAGGACACAGgaaatgcaaaacaaaaaacacaaatataatCCATTGAAGATAAAGCATACTATCTAACACATCTTACACAGCCTCCATTTCCAACTCAGTTTAGTACTGTTTCATGTTCAAATGTTCCACAAATGTGAATGCCAAGTTCCTATGCAATGTCACACAGCCTAAACACTACCAAACACTTCATtcaagaatataataaataaggaAACAAATTACATAGCCCAACTGAGTACATACTTAATGCGAACTCCAAAAAACAACATTTCAGAGACATCAAATTTTAGAAGTAGAAAAACCAAAGATTTTAGTACTGTTTCAAGTTCAATCGTTCCACAAATGTGAATGGCATGTTCCTGTATAGTGTCAACACAGCCTGAATACTACCAAAACACTTCATTCAAGAATATAAAACCAAACAATTAGGATTTTCATACTTACATGCACTAAGAATTGGAAACATTTAAATACATGTATCTCCTTCCTAAACTTTCTAAATAAGAGAAGATCATATACTTTTCCACATAAATAAAGCTGTCATAATGACAAATCCCTATGATACCAGCAAGTGAGCTAAAGATTCCC
It encodes:
- the LOC132804517 gene encoding uncharacterized protein LOC132804517 isoform X2, translating into MRPFVAMCVGSHPNLACRGGYVIMCACVDLKARHIDLYDPNMGNKYVQNGELKNAECLTYMMPYLLRDGGYYKKNPDVPPTLYPFTMTMIKDVPRQDNGGDCGVYALKFIEYMSSEENPSFGPQDIMFFRKKYAVDLYFNKLST
- the LOC132804517 gene encoding uncharacterized protein LOC132804517 isoform X1, giving the protein MRPFVAMCVGSHPNLACRGGYVIIVHPCQQWRCACVDLKARHIDLYDPNMGNKYVQNGELKNAECLTYMMPYLLRDGGYYKKNPDVPPTLYPFTMTMIKDVPRQDNGGDCGVYALKFIEYMSSEENPSFGPQDIMFFRKKYAVDLYFNKLST
- the LOC132804517 gene encoding uncharacterized protein LOC132804517 isoform X3, translating into MVEMIVEKQIFSAKDLAQLLQCFLSLNSHHHHKVIVEVFTRKWRFDNEKMFTNICAILDVLFWSSIKGRYPIRRASRSTYSCDATLCSYVRGKSPKPSVSWRICDYCTSLSTMEVRMCGLEGPTY